In one window of Campylobacter coli DNA:
- the metG gene encoding methionine--tRNA ligase: MRYLTTPIYYVNDVPHLGHAYTTIIADTLARFYRLQGHETRLLTGTDEHGQKIEQAAKIRNSTPKEYADKISSEFKKLWDEFEITYDIYARTTDARHVDFVKAMFLKMWQKGDIYKDEYEGHYCISCESFFAKSQLINECGCPDCGKDTSLLKEESYFFKLSKYQDKILQWYDKEDPILPKNKKNELINFVQSGLKDLSITRTSFDWGIKIPEEIKDDKHIIYVWLDALFIYISSLDYQSQGENAKFWPAHIHLVGKDILRFHAIYWPAFLMSVDLPLPKFIGAHGWWTKEGEKMSKSKGNVVKPKEVVDAYGLEAFRYFLLREVPFGNDGDFSESVLINRINTELGNEFGNLLNRIIGMSIKYNQGNISQEGVLEFYKNELDTAKEHLDSSINFLENLQCNRYLEELFKALSVANLAISKYEPWNLIKANKIKEANALIGLCANILAKTSLLLSPTLPKSCQKVGLALNFEISPTNYQKLILQNELLDFKANACEALFPKIEKPLLSQEEKQEIKKEEKPKVKIDDFAKIEIKVAKVIDCQNIEGSEKLLKFKLELDNKEIRQVLSGIAKYYKASDLIGKQVCVISNLKKAKIFGHESDGMILSAKSGDKLVLISPEQLVENGSLVG, from the coding sequence ATGCGTTATCTTACAACTCCAATTTATTATGTAAATGATGTGCCTCACTTAGGACATGCTTACACTACTATCATTGCAGATACTTTGGCTAGATTTTATCGTTTGCAAGGGCATGAGACTCGATTATTAACAGGCACTGATGAACACGGACAAAAAATAGAACAAGCAGCAAAAATAAGAAACTCAACCCCAAAAGAATATGCTGATAAAATCAGTTCTGAATTTAAAAAACTTTGGGATGAGTTTGAAATCACTTATGATATATATGCAAGAACAACCGATGCTAGACATGTTGATTTTGTTAAAGCTATGTTTTTAAAAATGTGGCAAAAAGGAGATATTTATAAGGACGAATATGAGGGGCATTATTGTATTTCATGTGAAAGTTTTTTCGCAAAAAGCCAACTTATAAACGAATGTGGGTGTCCTGATTGTGGCAAAGACACTTCTTTATTAAAAGAAGAAAGTTATTTTTTTAAACTTTCAAAATATCAAGATAAGATTCTTCAATGGTATGATAAAGAAGATCCCATCTTACCTAAAAATAAAAAAAATGAATTGATTAATTTTGTCCAAAGTGGACTTAAAGATCTTTCTATCACTCGAACGAGCTTTGATTGGGGTATTAAAATCCCAGAAGAAATTAAAGACGATAAGCATATCATTTATGTATGGCTTGATGCACTTTTTATTTATATAAGCTCACTTGATTATCAAAGCCAAGGAGAAAATGCTAAATTTTGGCCAGCTCACATACACTTAGTAGGCAAAGATATCTTGCGTTTTCATGCGATTTATTGGCCAGCTTTTTTAATGAGCGTGGATTTACCTTTGCCTAAATTTATCGGCGCACACGGCTGGTGGACCAAAGAGGGTGAAAAAATGAGTAAATCTAAAGGCAATGTTGTAAAACCTAAAGAAGTGGTAGATGCTTATGGTTTAGAGGCTTTTAGATACTTTCTGCTAAGAGAAGTTCCTTTTGGGAATGATGGTGATTTTAGCGAAAGCGTTTTGATTAATAGAATCAATACAGAATTAGGCAATGAATTTGGCAATTTGCTTAACCGCATTATAGGAATGAGTATAAAATACAATCAAGGCAATATTTCTCAAGAAGGCGTTTTAGAATTTTACAAAAATGAACTTGATACAGCTAAAGAACACCTAGATAGTTCTATAAATTTTTTAGAAAATCTACAATGCAATCGCTATCTAGAAGAACTTTTTAAAGCCTTAAGTGTTGCAAATTTAGCCATTAGCAAATACGAACCTTGGAATTTAATCAAAGCAAATAAAATCAAAGAAGCCAATGCTCTTATAGGACTTTGTGCAAATATTCTAGCTAAAACAAGTCTTTTATTAAGCCCTACTTTGCCAAAATCTTGTCAAAAGGTAGGTTTAGCTTTAAATTTTGAAATTTCACCTACAAATTATCAAAAACTTATATTACAAAATGAACTTTTGGATTTTAAGGCTAATGCTTGCGAAGCTTTATTTCCAAAAATAGAAAAGCCTCTTTTATCTCAAGAAGAAAAGCAAGAAATTAAAAAAGAAGAAAAGCCTAAAGTCAAAATCGATGATTTTGCAAAAATAGAGATCAAAGTAGCTAAGGTAATTGATTGTCAAAATATAGAAGGTAGTGAAAAGCTTTTAAAATTTAAACTCGAACTTGACAATAAAGAAATTCGTCAAGTGCTTTCAGGTATTGCTAAGTATTATAAAGCAAGTGATTTGATAGGAAAGCAAGTTTGTGTTATAAGTAATCTTAAAAAAGCTAAGATTTTTGGGCATGAAAGCGATGGTATGATACTTTCTGCAAAAAGCGGAGATAAACTTGTGCTCATAAGCCCTGAACAACTTGTAGAAAACGGCTCTTTAGTAGGCTAA
- a CDS encoding methylated-DNA--[protein]-cysteine S-methyltransferase — MFKVYYKIPFCYLSLHSNGDFLTKIDFCDRLGIENTCPLLEFAKEELSLYFAKKLQKFQTPLWIQGSEFEQKVYKELINIPYAKLVTYKEIAININHPKAFRAVGNANSKNLIPIFIPCHRVVASNGLGGYNGGLAIKRFLLECEGVDLNQFKNKLGD; from the coding sequence ATGTTTAAAGTTTATTATAAAATACCATTTTGTTACTTATCTCTACATAGCAATGGAGATTTCTTAACAAAAATCGACTTTTGTGATCGCTTGGGTATTGAGAATACTTGTCCCCTGCTTGAATTTGCTAAAGAAGAACTCAGTCTTTATTTTGCCAAAAAGCTTCAAAAATTTCAAACGCCCTTATGGATACAAGGAAGTGAATTTGAACAAAAAGTATATAAAGAATTGATAAATATCCCTTATGCAAAGCTTGTTACTTACAAAGAAATAGCTATAAATATCAACCACCCCAAAGCTTTTCGTGCGGTGGGCAATGCAAACTCTAAAAATTTAATTCCTATTTTTATTCCTTGTCATAGAGTGGTAGCTAGCAATGGTTTAGGTGGATATAATGGCGGTCTTGCTATAAAAAGATTTTTACTAGAATGCGAGGGAGTTGATTTAAATCAGTTTAAAAATAAGCTTGGAGATTGA
- a CDS encoding bifunctional aconitate hydratase 2/2-methylisocitrate dehydratase, with amino-acid sequence MSFMQDYNKLVEERAALGIPPLPLNAEQTKELCELLKTQNDEKLVSLLQNRVNPGVDDAALIKCEFLDGILKNKIQAPAIDKKLALKMLETMLGGYNVKVLIDALKDESIASDAAEVLKNIIFVHDNFHTVAELSKSNKHAKAVLESWANADWFNKKEKLPQVIQCVVFKVAGETNTDDLSPAGDAFTRSDIPLHANAMLKVRQAGSLEKIKELKKSGREVVYVGDVVGTGSSRKSAINSIQWHLGKEIDGVPNKHSGGIVMGSTIAPIFFNTAQDSGALPIICDVSNLEMGDEFEIHPYEGKIIKNGSVIAEFKLSPNTILDEVRAGGRIPLIIGRGLCAKAREFLGMENENIFTKPEQPEASSGGYTLAQKMLGRACGVEGVRPGMYIEPRTLTVGSQDTTGPMTRDEIKELASLGFNADFVMQSFCHTAAYPKVSDSNLHKTLPNFMTSRGGVSLKPGDGVIHSWLNRFVLPDTVGTGGDSHTRFPIGISFPAGSGLVAFAAVTGSMPLNVPESVLVRFSGELQAGVTLRDLVNAIPYYAIKQGQLTVEKKNKKNIFAGKILEIEGLPNLKVEQAFELSDASAERSAAACSVDLSIESVSEYIKSNISLIEAMIEAGYEDKATLARRADKMREWLKNPTLLRADKDAKYAYIIDINLNDIKEPILACPNDPDDVATLSEILADANRPKNIDEVFVGSCMTNIGHYRALGEILKDKGMLKTRLWVVPPTKMDKAQLTKEGYYSIFGSAGARIEVPGCSLCMGNQARVNDGAVVFSTSTRNFDNRMGMGAKVYLGSAELAAVCAILGKIPSKEEYLQIVSDKLSDAHKANIYKYLNFNEIDNFKLDN; translated from the coding sequence ATGTCTTTTATGCAAGATTACAATAAGCTTGTTGAAGAAAGAGCAGCTTTGGGTATCCCACCCCTTCCTTTAAATGCAGAACAAACCAAAGAACTTTGTGAACTTTTAAAAACCCAAAATGATGAAAAATTAGTATCTTTATTGCAAAATCGCGTTAATCCAGGCGTTGATGATGCAGCCTTGATAAAATGTGAATTCCTAGATGGAATTTTAAAAAATAAAATTCAAGCTCCAGCCATAGATAAAAAGCTTGCTTTAAAAATGCTTGAAACAATGCTAGGTGGTTACAATGTAAAAGTTTTAATCGATGCATTAAAAGATGAAAGCATAGCAAGTGATGCAGCAGAAGTGCTTAAAAATATCATCTTTGTCCATGACAATTTCCATACTGTAGCAGAACTTAGCAAAAGCAATAAGCATGCTAAAGCTGTTTTGGAAAGTTGGGCAAATGCAGATTGGTTTAATAAAAAAGAAAAATTACCTCAAGTGATTCAATGCGTAGTTTTTAAAGTAGCAGGAGAAACCAATACAGATGATTTAAGTCCTGCTGGAGATGCTTTTACAAGAAGTGACATCCCTTTACATGCTAATGCTATGCTAAAAGTAAGACAAGCAGGTTCTTTAGAAAAAATCAAAGAACTCAAAAAAAGTGGTCGCGAAGTCGTATATGTAGGTGATGTAGTAGGTACAGGCTCAAGTAGAAAATCTGCGATCAATTCTATACAATGGCATTTAGGAAAAGAAATCGATGGTGTACCAAACAAACATAGTGGTGGTATAGTAATGGGCTCAACCATAGCTCCGATTTTCTTTAACACAGCTCAAGATAGCGGTGCTTTGCCTATTATTTGTGATGTATCTAATCTAGAAATGGGAGATGAGTTTGAAATTCATCCTTATGAAGGAAAGATTATAAAAAATGGTTCTGTTATCGCAGAGTTTAAACTCAGCCCAAATACCATCTTAGATGAAGTTAGAGCAGGAGGAAGAATTCCACTTATCATAGGTCGTGGACTTTGTGCTAAAGCTAGAGAATTCTTAGGAATGGAAAATGAAAATATCTTTACTAAGCCAGAACAACCTGAAGCTTCAAGCGGTGGATATACTTTAGCTCAAAAAATGCTAGGGCGTGCCTGTGGAGTTGAAGGTGTGCGTCCAGGTATGTATATAGAGCCTCGTACACTTACCGTAGGTTCTCAAGATACCACAGGTCCTATGACAAGAGATGAGATTAAAGAGCTTGCAAGCTTAGGATTTAATGCGGATTTTGTAATGCAAAGTTTTTGCCATACTGCTGCTTATCCAAAGGTTAGCGATTCAAATTTACACAAAACTTTACCTAATTTTATGACAAGTCGTGGTGGAGTAAGCTTAAAACCAGGCGATGGAGTAATCCACTCTTGGCTTAACCGTTTTGTTTTACCTGATACAGTAGGAACAGGTGGAGATTCTCACACTCGTTTCCCTATAGGAATTTCATTTCCTGCAGGAAGTGGACTTGTAGCTTTTGCCGCAGTAACTGGCTCTATGCCTTTAAATGTGCCTGAAAGTGTTTTGGTGCGTTTTAGTGGAGAACTACAAGCTGGAGTTACCTTAAGAGATCTTGTAAATGCTATACCTTATTATGCGATCAAACAAGGACAACTTACCGTTGAAAAGAAAAATAAAAAGAATATTTTTGCAGGAAAAATTTTAGAAATTGAAGGCTTGCCAAATTTAAAAGTAGAACAAGCTTTTGAGCTAAGCGATGCTAGCGCGGAAAGAAGCGCTGCTGCTTGTAGCGTTGATTTAAGTATTGAAAGTGTAAGCGAATATATTAAATCAAACATTTCGCTTATAGAAGCGATGATAGAAGCAGGATATGAAGATAAAGCTACTCTTGCTAGAAGAGCAGATAAAATGAGAGAATGGCTTAAAAACCCTACTCTTTTAAGAGCAGATAAAGATGCAAAATATGCATATATTATTGATATTAATCTTAATGATATCAAAGAGCCAATTCTAGCCTGCCCTAACGATCCTGATGATGTGGCGACCTTAAGTGAAATTTTAGCAGATGCTAATCGCCCAAAAAATATCGATGAAGTTTTTGTAGGCTCATGTATGACAAATATAGGACATTATAGAGCTTTAGGAGAAATTCTAAAAGATAAAGGTATGTTAAAAACTAGACTTTGGGTTGTTCCACCAACAAAAATGGATAAAGCACAACTCACCAAAGAAGGATATTATAGTATCTTTGGTTCTGCTGGCGCAAGAATAGAAGTTCCAGGTTGTTCGCTATGTATGGGAAATCAAGCAAGAGTAAATGATGGCGCTGTTGTTTTCTCAACTTCAACAAGAAACTTTGACAATCGTATGGGTATGGGTGCTAAGGTGTATCTAGGAAGTGCTGAACTTGCAGCAGTTTGTGCGATTTTAGGTAAAATTCCAAGCAAAGAAGAATATTTGCAAATCGTAAGCGATAAATTAAGCGATGCGCATAAAGCAAATATTTACAAATATCTTAATTTTAATGAAATTGATAATTTTAAACTAGACAATTAA
- a CDS encoding ankyrin repeat domain-containing protein — translation MRLLFILFCCFLGLKAENSITCDYIKNNKAQIFQDSPKQDYLDIASTCDFSLKNQAFTKRLYQLANEIRGGNAACSGVEYFPKLQQFDFLLLKISIDPIEYQKGLDTPENLEKKYTLLRSYFRYWAYQSIGNFRLYQEFWQEYNNAIEPLEQYFENNFKFDKGSDIYYTTNALNEFLNWAVGETKIHKDISPLAKVLSNKNHSISYIQDFIYSNNLNRDELTIGLQAALLNQRNKDILNLLIRLGARIDEGYENALFYALESYDNTKFLLELGLNVNSANTFGKTPLFYAIEFQRKDIVSLLLEYGADVNKKYINDNEKLALSANIGGNTPYFITFCALEHTSKNVLMHAAAYGDVEILKMLIAKGANINEVDDLGFNALDFALAANKKDNADYLQSLGLKANENLIYGGSLE, via the coding sequence TTGAGATTATTATTTATTTTATTTTGTTGTTTTTTAGGTTTAAAAGCCGAAAATTCAATTACTTGTGATTATATAAAAAATAACAAAGCCCAAATTTTTCAAGATAGTCCAAAACAAGACTATCTTGATATTGCTTCTACTTGTGATTTTTCTTTAAAAAATCAAGCTTTTACTAAAAGACTTTATCAACTCGCCAATGAAATTCGTGGTGGAAATGCTGCTTGTAGCGGTGTTGAATATTTTCCAAAACTTCAACAATTTGATTTTTTGCTTTTAAAAATTTCTATTGATCCCATAGAGTATCAAAAAGGTTTAGATACTCCTGAAAATTTAGAAAAAAAATACACTCTTTTAAGATCTTATTTTAGGTATTGGGCGTATCAAAGTATAGGAAATTTCAGACTTTATCAAGAATTTTGGCAAGAATATAATAATGCCATAGAGCCCTTAGAGCAATATTTTGAAAATAATTTTAAATTTGATAAGGGTAGCGATATTTACTATACCACCAATGCTTTAAATGAATTTTTAAATTGGGCTGTAGGAGAAACTAAAATTCATAAAGATATAAGTCCTTTGGCAAAAGTTTTATCCAATAAAAATCATTCAATAAGCTATATCCAAGATTTTATTTATTCTAATAATCTCAACCGAGATGAGCTTACTATAGGACTTCAAGCAGCCTTATTAAACCAACGCAACAAAGATATTTTAAATCTTTTAATCCGTTTGGGCGCTAGGATTGATGAGGGCTATGAAAATGCTTTATTTTATGCTCTAGAAAGCTATGATAATACTAAATTTTTATTAGAATTGGGTTTAAATGTCAATAGTGCCAATACTTTTGGTAAGACACCTTTATTTTATGCCATAGAATTTCAACGCAAAGATATTGTTTCATTGCTTTTAGAATATGGTGCCGATGTTAATAAAAAATACATTAACGATAATGAAAAATTAGCCCTAAGCGCAAATATAGGTGGAAATACTCCTTATTTTATCACCTTTTGTGCTTTAGAGCATACTTCTAAAAATGTTCTTATGCACGCAGCCGCTTATGGAGATGTGGAAATTTTAAAAATGCTTATTGCAAAAGGTGCCAATATCAACGAAGTAGATGATTTAGGTTTTAATGCTTTAGATTTTGCCTTAGCAGCTAATAAAAAAGATAATGCTGATTATTTACAAAGCCTAGGTTTAAAAGCAAATGAAAATTTAATTTATGGAGGGAGTCTAGAATGA
- a CDS encoding SDR family NAD(P)-dependent oxidoreductase, with protein MKTAFITGASSGFGYACVEAFIQEGYKVIALARRKDRLDELKAKYKDQIHILCLDVRKQEEIFNAVENLPNEFKEIDVLFNNAGLALGIDEFDKLSIEDIDTMVDTNIKGLLYVAKAIIPTLRKQKSAYIFNLGSVAAKNPYFGGNVYCGTKAFVGQFSRALRNDLRGENIKVTNIAPGLCKTEFSEVRFKGDKAKADAVYEGTQYISAQDIAKVVMSIINLPSHINVNEIELMPVTQTWNGFYIEQNQ; from the coding sequence ATGAAAACCGCATTTATCACAGGAGCAAGTTCTGGTTTTGGATATGCTTGTGTTGAAGCTTTTATACAAGAAGGATACAAAGTCATTGCACTAGCAAGAAGAAAGGATCGTTTAGATGAATTAAAAGCCAAATACAAAGATCAAATTCACATCCTTTGTCTTGATGTAAGAAAGCAAGAAGAAATCTTTAATGCTGTTGAAAATTTACCTAACGAATTTAAAGAAATAGATGTGCTTTTCAATAACGCCGGCTTGGCTCTTGGTATAGATGAATTTGATAAATTAAGTATAGAAGATATAGATACTATGGTTGATACCAATATCAAAGGTCTTTTATATGTAGCAAAAGCGATCATTCCTACACTTCGCAAACAAAAAAGTGCTTATATCTTCAATCTTGGCTCTGTGGCCGCTAAAAATCCTTATTTTGGTGGTAATGTATATTGCGGAACCAAAGCATTTGTAGGACAATTTTCTAGAGCCTTAAGAAATGATTTAAGAGGTGAAAATATCAAGGTTACAAATATAGCCCCGGGTCTTTGTAAAACAGAATTTAGCGAAGTGCGTTTTAAAGGAGATAAGGCAAAAGCAGATGCGGTTTATGAAGGGACACAATACATAAGCGCGCAAGATATAGCAAAAGTAGTGATGTCCATCATCAATCTGCCAAGCCATATCAATGTCAATGAAATAGAACTAATGCCCGTTACTCAAACTTGGAATGGCTTTTATATAGAGCAAAATCAATGA
- a CDS encoding Na+/H+ antiporter NhaC family protein, which yields MRFLIFFLLPLIAFANTHQATANANLFGVFTLIPPLVAITLAFITKDVILSLFAGVLSGTFLLSLASNIFQADSLSFIHFYNTAIDSFSKIISYILESTSDPVNAGIILQILCIGGLVALITKMGGAKAVALKFAKRAKSAVSAQVNTWFLGLLIFFDDYANLLIVGPIMRPLADKFKISREKFAFVIDSTAAPVAGIAVISTWIGLEVSLIKNAYEDIGISNISAFGVFVETIPYRFYNIFMLFFVLMTALMGREFGPMLKAEIRARTTGQIAPLPKSGTLDTAEFEDQFLAPKEGIKIRALDATIPILTLIILAILGFYFNGLSTLKGEELIKANANPLSFETFRLAFGNANSSVVLFQAALFAAIVAIFIGVYRKIFNFKEAVETWIYGWKTMIFTIVLLLFAWSLSSIVKELGTPEFISSLLADKLPEFILPATIFAFASVISFAIGTSYGTMGILMPLAVPLAYKVAQINAMDMDAIHHYMVINISCVLTGAIFGNHCSPISDNVILSSMSAKCDHMEHVRTQIPYALFICVISLFAGYIPVSLGLSVWLVLPLNLILIAFLLRIIGKKVS from the coding sequence ATGAGATTTTTAATATTTTTTTTACTGCCTTTGATTGCATTTGCCAATACACATCAAGCTACAGCAAATGCAAATTTATTTGGGGTTTTTACTCTTATACCCCCTTTGGTTGCTATCACTCTAGCTTTTATTACAAAAGATGTGATTTTATCTCTTTTTGCAGGAGTTTTAAGCGGAACTTTCTTGCTCAGTCTTGCTTCTAATATTTTTCAAGCCGATAGCTTAAGTTTTATTCATTTTTATAATACTGCGATAGATTCTTTTTCAAAAATTATTTCTTATATTTTAGAATCAACTTCAGATCCAGTAAATGCCGGTATTATCTTGCAAATTTTATGTATAGGTGGGCTTGTTGCACTGATTACAAAAATGGGCGGTGCAAAAGCCGTGGCTTTAAAATTTGCAAAAAGAGCAAAATCAGCAGTATCAGCACAAGTAAATACTTGGTTTTTAGGCTTACTAATCTTTTTTGATGATTATGCTAATTTGCTCATCGTAGGACCTATAATGCGTCCTTTGGCGGATAAATTTAAAATTTCTCGTGAAAAATTTGCTTTTGTTATTGATTCTACAGCTGCACCTGTCGCAGGGATTGCTGTGATTTCTACTTGGATAGGTTTAGAAGTATCTTTAATCAAAAATGCCTATGAGGATATAGGCATTAGCAATATCAGCGCTTTTGGGGTTTTCGTCGAAACCATACCTTATAGATTTTACAATATTTTTATGCTTTTCTTTGTCTTAATGACTGCACTTATGGGGCGTGAATTTGGTCCTATGTTAAAGGCTGAAATTCGAGCAAGAACCACGGGACAAATCGCTCCTTTACCAAAATCAGGTACCCTAGATACCGCAGAATTTGAAGATCAATTTTTAGCTCCAAAAGAAGGTATTAAAATTCGTGCATTAGATGCTACGATTCCTATTTTGACTTTAATTATTTTAGCCATACTTGGATTTTATTTTAATGGATTGAGCACCTTAAAAGGCGAAGAATTAATAAAAGCAAATGCAAATCCTTTGTCTTTTGAAACTTTTAGGCTAGCCTTTGGAAACGCAAATTCTTCAGTGGTGCTTTTTCAAGCGGCTTTATTTGCTGCTATTGTGGCAATTTTTATTGGGGTGTATCGCAAGATTTTTAATTTTAAAGAAGCAGTTGAAACTTGGATATATGGTTGGAAAACTATGATTTTTACCATAGTTTTACTTTTGTTTGCATGGTCGCTTTCAAGCATAGTAAAAGAGCTTGGAACTCCAGAATTTATCTCGAGTTTGCTAGCTGATAAACTACCTGAATTTATTTTACCTGCTACCATTTTTGCTTTTGCTTCAGTTATTTCTTTTGCCATAGGAACAAGCTATGGAACTATGGGTATTTTAATGCCTTTGGCAGTGCCTTTAGCCTATAAAGTTGCACAAATAAATGCAATGGATATGGATGCAATACATCATTATATGGTGATTAATATAAGTTGCGTTTTAACTGGAGCCATTTTTGGAAACCATTGTTCGCCTATTTCAGACAATGTAATCCTTTCGTCAATGAGTGCAAAATGTGATCATATGGAGCATGTTCGTACTCAAATTCCTTATGCTTTATTTATTTGTGTGATTTCTTTATTTGCTGGATACATACCTGTTTCTTTAGGGCTTAGTGTATGGTTGGTTCTTCCTTTGAATTTAATTCTTATTGCATTTTTGCTTAGAATTATCGGAAAGAAAGTTTCATGA
- the trmA gene encoding tRNA (uridine(54)-C5)-methyltransferase TrmA — MSLQEFGNFSNLEEKAFFIEEFFKDFYQGNYELFSSKDKHYRTRAELSFYHDKDEIYYAMFENKKKIIIESLDFADEKITAFMPKLLKQIRSNVNLKEKLFGVEFLATKNELSTTLLYHKNIELICDDLNNLSLELDANLIARSKGKKLIFKKENLRQELDIQGRKIFYEFNNDCFIQPNTSINEKMITWVCENLQAQERKDLLELYCGYGNFTLALAIFFDKVLATEISKSNINFALLNCKINNISNIHFARLSSEELSQALKKEREFFRLKDIDLDNFNFSHILVDPPRAGLDKSVIDLIKNYENIIYISCNPISLKENLKELALTHRVEKFALFDQFVNTPHLECGVLLKSLHSKQS, encoded by the coding sequence ATGAGCCTCCAAGAATTTGGCAATTTTTCAAATTTAGAAGAAAAGGCTTTTTTTATAGAAGAATTTTTCAAAGATTTTTATCAAGGAAATTATGAGCTTTTTTCTTCTAAAGATAAACATTACCGCACAAGAGCGGAGCTTTCGTTTTATCATGACAAAGATGAAATTTATTATGCGATGTTTGAAAATAAAAAGAAGATCATCATAGAAAGCTTAGATTTTGCAGATGAAAAAATCACCGCTTTTATGCCTAAACTCTTAAAACAAATTCGTAGTAATGTAAATTTAAAAGAAAAGCTTTTCGGTGTAGAGTTCTTAGCAACTAAAAATGAGTTGAGCACCACTCTACTTTATCATAAAAACATAGAGCTTATTTGTGATGATTTAAATAATTTAAGCTTAGAACTTGATGCAAATTTAATCGCAAGAAGCAAAGGTAAAAAACTTATTTTCAAAAAAGAAAATTTAAGACAAGAACTTGATATACAGGGTAGAAAAATATTTTATGAATTTAACAATGATTGCTTCATACAGCCTAATACCTCTATCAATGAAAAAATGATAACTTGGGTATGTGAAAATTTACAAGCTCAAGAAAGAAAAGATTTGCTTGAGCTTTATTGTGGATATGGAAATTTCACTCTAGCCTTAGCAATTTTTTTCGATAAAGTATTGGCTACTGAAATTTCAAAAAGCAATATTAATTTTGCCTTGCTTAATTGCAAGATCAACAATATTTCAAATATCCATTTTGCAAGGCTTTCAAGCGAGGAATTATCCCAAGCTTTAAAAAAAGAAAGAGAATTTTTTCGCTTAAAAGATATTGATTTAGATAATTTTAACTTTTCTCATATTTTAGTCGATCCACCGCGTGCAGGACTTGATAAAAGTGTGATCGATTTAATTAAAAATTATGAAAACATCATTTATATTTCTTGTAATCCTATCAGTTTGAAAGAGAATTTAAAAGAACTTGCTCTTACGCACAGGGTTGAAAAATTTGCACTTTTTGATCAGTTTGTCAATACTCCACATTTAGAATGCGGAGTACTTTTAAAATCTTTGCATTCTAAACAATCTTAA
- a CDS encoding copper resistance protein CopD, which produces MAQAYPYILIIHLICAIFFVGYLFVDIFILNTIKRKNPNFDKNLFSSVGVKIMPFIVLLLFLSGGAMISFHLNPLNLIFLIKLILAFSILSLVVFSLFFHFVLKRKNPLTRFIHPFVFVLCIFIVILAKLMNYYFL; this is translated from the coding sequence ATGGCTCAAGCTTATCCTTATATTTTAATCATTCATCTAATCTGTGCAATCTTCTTTGTAGGTTATTTATTTGTCGATATTTTTATACTCAATACAATTAAGAGAAAAAATCCAAATTTTGATAAAAATCTTTTTTCTTCCGTGGGTGTTAAGATTATGCCTTTTATCGTATTATTGCTATTTTTAAGTGGTGGTGCGATGATAAGTTTTCATCTTAATCCTTTAAATTTAATTTTTTTGATAAAATTGATTTTAGCCTTTAGTATTTTATCTTTAGTGGTGTTTTCTTTATTTTTTCATTTTGTGCTAAAGAGAAAAAATCCTTTAACGCGTTTTATACATCCTTTTGTTTTTGTGCTTTGTATTTTTATCGTGATTTTGGCTAAGTTGATGAATTATTATTTTTTATAA
- a CDS encoding CoA-binding protein → MDENLIIDKILNNTKTIAIVGLSPDESKPSFMIGQFLQENNYKIYPIYPKCDEILGERVYRSLDDIDEKIDLVLMFRKGEFASSLLPSIIQKGIQNFWLQLGICNNEVAKECEKLKINFIQDKCIMRELPLYQDRINKC, encoded by the coding sequence ATGGATGAAAATTTAATCATAGATAAAATACTCAACAATACAAAAACCATTGCCATAGTAGGACTTAGCCCCGATGAAAGCAAGCCTTCTTTTATGATAGGACAATTTTTACAAGAAAATAATTATAAAATTTATCCTATATATCCTAAATGTGATGAAATTTTAGGCGAACGCGTTTATCGAAGTTTAGATGATATCGATGAAAAAATAGATCTTGTTTTAATGTTTCGCAAAGGTGAATTTGCTTCTTCATTATTGCCAAGTATTATCCAGAAAGGAATTCAGAATTTTTGGCTACAACTTGGAATTTGCAACAATGAAGTTGCTAAAGAATGCGAAAAATTAAAGATTAATTTTATACAAGATAAGTGCATTATGCGCGAATTACCACTTTATCAAGATAGGATAAATAAATGCTAG